cagtgctgctgccaatgtaaacaaacaatggcgaatagcacagcaagatatagcgacattagctcggattcagactcggatttcagcggcttaagcgattcaacagattacgcatgtattgaaacggatggttggagtatgaaagtattgaagaagaaactgaagctatttagcgaatagctattgacgctattcatagccatagcatggccgaatagctgcgttagcatcgccggtaaaatgtgcagaccaaacgatcaggactttcgcatcttgtgacactggagcaacttaaatccgtcgattggtaagtgtttttttcgcattaaatgtgggtggaaggaaacgtaatatagttgcaaatccatctgcaggttatccatacagctctgtgccatgtctgctttagcaccgccggtaaatagcatgttagcatcgattagcgtaggatgttagcatcgattatctggcagtcaacatcaacaaaactcacctttgtgatttctgtgactttatcgttgcaaatgcatctgcaggttatccatacatctctgtgccatgtctgctttagcaccgccggtaaatagcatgttagcatcgattagctggcagtcacgccgcgaccaaaaatgtctgattagcacataagtcaacatcaacaaaactcacttttgtgatttcgttgaatttatcgttgcaaatgcatctgcaggttatccatacatctctgtgccatgtctgtcatcgccggtaaaatgttgagccactttggtacattcaatgggggtctggcggcagatttcttgccagtcgtgcaacttgaatccctccctgttagtgttgttacaccctccgacaacacaccgacgaggaatgatgtctccaaggttccaaaaaatagtcgaaaaaacggaaaataacagagctgagacccaatgtttacaatgggttgaaaatgaaaatggcggctgtattacctcggcgacgtcacattctgacgtcatcccctccagagcgataaacagaaaggcgtttaattcgccaaaattcacccatttagagttcggaaatcggttgaaaaaatatatggtcttttttctgcaacatcaaggtatacattgacgcttacataggtctggtgataattttcccctttaacagtTATGTTTTTGAAATTTGGGAGGAAGTCGCAGCACCATGAAAAATACCGCTCGAACCCTCGATCACCCGATTCACTATGCCTGCAGGAACgtgacacacaaaacacacacaggcCAGTTCACCTGAGGGTTGTGTCTCGCCAGATCCTCCAGTTTCAACCAGACTTCTTCTCTCTCCTTCACTTTGTGTTTTTCCCTAAACACACGGGGGAATAAAAGCGGTCACGTCAGTGAGACGTGGAAGTTGTGTGTCGCCGTGTCGCCTCACTTGTGTTTGTCGCTCTTGTACTGTTGAGTGCAGTCGTCAAAAAGCTTCTGGTTCATCTCCATGAAAAGTTTGAGGGCGTTGTAGATGAGGCCGTGGATggtcctgacacacacacacacacacacacacacacacacgcacacacacacacacacacacacacacacacacacacacacgtaatcgatatcaataaaacAATGTGTTcgataaaacaatgttttttttcttcttggtgGGAAGAAAGTGGAAGTATTGAAGCAAGGTTGGTCAcgtgaacaaaggcactcgctctctggtaaccgagcaccgcaggaagtgatcactgatcagtgggagtgagaagctaacagccaatcaggtgacagtatcaactatcacgttTGGTTGATTCTGGAGTTTTTGGATTGTTGCAttgggaccgtagtcagaccaacgtggtttgtaaatgatgcaaggcattCCTCCCCACCAAGACAACTAATTAGAGCTGGACtaataaaacgatatcaatatatatcgtgaTGGACACATCATCGATATCAATATAAGATgcgttcagtaaaaaaaaaatcgatacatttatattttttggtcGGAAGCGAGGTTCGTTTCATGAAGTCACTCGCGCTCTGGGAACCCAGCAAACAGGATGGGAGGGACACGCTATCAGCCAATCACATGACAGTATCAGGTTGCGGCGTCTTTCTGTCTCGCtgtggattctctgcatggagtgcgAGGAGAAACTGTGACGTCTTCATACATCAAACCAATAACAGAAACTTGTCtttagttttgttggttttaatgcaGACGTGTGGCAACACCCTGACACTTCCAATATGGTCGTTTAATGAGCACCGGTAGCTTGTCAAACTCCTCTGTGTAGTCTTCAATAGCTTATCACACCACTGCCATCTCGTGTCTCAAATCTGCAACTACCTTCAAATCTACTTGAATTATATTGTTACCTTAGCTCATCCTACCTGGCTACCAGACAACCTTTCCACTGATAAATAGCAGCCTTGGTGAGAATGCATCGGCGTATTTATTGGCAGGCTTAAAAAGGACATAAAATTAGTTATCGATATCGATCAATCTGAAAAATGTATATCGTGATAGAGTTTTcagtcatatcgcccagctctaccgCTAATagcacaccaccttagccacgcttaccctttagagcacagctgtaacttcctgccactaaggAAAATAGTTCTTTTCAGGTTTCTTCATTAAGGATTTTTTTACATATTCCCAATTTTgtttacaataatatatatttttctgcTTCTCCACAggtcattaaaaatactaataaccgatatacaaaccccgtttccatatgagttgggaaattgtgttggatgtaaatataaacggaatacaatgatttgcaaatcattttcaacccatattcagttgaatatgttacaaagacaacatatttgatgttcaaactcaaacattttttgttgttgtaaataatcataaactttagaatttgatgccagcaacacgtgacaaagaagttgggaaaggtggcaataaatactgataaagttgaggaatgctcatcaaccacttatttaaaacatccacaggtgtgcaggctaattgggaacatgtggctgccatgattgggtataaaagcagcttccatgaaatgctaagtaattcacgaacaaggatggggtgagggtcaccactttgtaagcaaattgtcgaacagttttagaacaacatttctcaacaagctattgcaaggaatttagggactttaccatccacggtccgtaaaatcatcaaaaggttcagagaatctggagaaatcactgcatgtaagcgatgatattacggacttttgatccctcaggcggtactgcatcaaaaaccgacatcagtgtgtaaaggatatcaccacatgggctcaggaacacttcataaaaccactgtcagtaactacggttggtcgctacatctgtaagtgcaagttaaaactctactatgcaaagcaaaacccatttatcaacaccacCAAGGAAtgccactggcttcgctgggcccgagctaatctgagatggactgatgcaaagtggaaaagtgttctgtggtctgacgagtccacattccaaattatatttggaaacagaggacgtggtgtcctccagaacaaagaaaaaataaccattcggattgttataggcgcaaagttcaaaagccagcatctgtgatggtatgggggtgtattagtgcccaaggcataggtaacttacatatctgtgaaggcaccattaatgctgaaaggtccaaacaggttttggagcaacctatgttgtcatccaagcaacgttatcatggatgcccctgcttatttcagcaagacaatgccaagccacgtgttacaacagcatggctttgtagtaaaagagtgtgggtactttcctggcccgcctgcagtccagacctgtctcccgtcaaaaatgtgtggcgcattatgcagcataaaatacgacagcgaagactgaagctctacataaaacaagaatgggaaagaattccactttcaaagcttcaacaattattttcctcagttcccaaacgtttattgagtgctgttaaaagaaaatgtgatgtaacacagtggtgaacatgccctttcccaactactttggcatgtgttgcagccatgaaattctaagttaataattatttgcaaaaaaaaaaaaaaagtttatgagtttgaacatcaaatgttgtctttgtagtgcattcaattgaatatgggttgaaaaggatttgcaaatcattgtattccgtttatatttacatccaacacaatttcccaactcatatggaaacggggtttgtaaaacactgATATCGTGATACGGTTTTCAGccgtattgcccagccctactatcaTTTTAGTTGATGCAGACTTTAtgtagacgtgtgtgtgtgtgttacttgtTCCAGTGGCTCTTGGAGTTCTTGTAGAGCGCAGGAAACATGATGGGAAGAATGTTGGCAGCGTTGTCGCTGATCAGGCTCATGATATACTCATTGTTCCAGTAGTAGAGCGCACGCTCCGCCACCTGCACAAGGTGTGACGTCACCACAGTGATGACTTTCTGGGAGGAGGATCGCTGCAACGTTGTGCAATACCTGGAAGTGGGGGCTGGACACACACTTGGCCAGCTGTCTGAAGAGCGGCTCCTGGACCTTGATGAACTCGGCCGGTTCGATGACGTCCAGGATCTCCTCCAGCTCGTTGAGGAACATCACCTCCTTGGGACTGTGAGTCTTGGGCCAGAACTTCAGCAGCCCCATGATCACCTGTAGAGGGCACAGGTTAGAGGGCACGTTGCCTGTGCGGTTTCTATGGTAACAGTGGACTCACTGGTTCTGTCAGGCTGCTGTCCTTCTCCAGGAACTGGACCACGCAGTACGCCAGCtgcgacacaaacacacacatcacCGAGTGACCTCGCCACTGGCCGCCATTGGCTTTTTCCCCAAACAGGAAGTAACTTAAGCGGGGTACACAAAGACAACCGCAATGTTTTTGTTCCTCTTTCCGACCCGATTATCTCTTCTAAGATTGTCTTGTGGTCTGAGGTGTGTTAAGAGTGACTTTGTCCAAATAATGCTGAATATTAAACCAAATTGTCTGTGGGGGAACACTGACGACTCTAGGGCATCTCCGTGAATTGTGCAGGAAGTAGCAACAAAACGCATTACAGATACATTATTTAGAACATGGGTGCCCAAAGCTATTGTTTTATTGGCCCGACGTtcattctaaaaatattatttaaacaaTAAGATATGAAAAAACATATAAAAGTGGAATACAAGAGCACACAGGTGAAATGTGTTAAATCtgcaaaactgccatgcaggttgtttcttctttaaaactgtcattgctcacaaataataatgaaaaaaaaaccattacaaaataataaatacgTACAATCGACGGATAGATCTGGAGATTTGAGGgtaaaaaagtaaaagtaaagaaaacaaataatttctcatgtatttttaacacttaataatGTGGCCCTTTTGAATTCCTAAAAAGtttaatgtgattaaaaaaaaataagtcattgctcaaaaataataaggaaaaaacaacattataaaaTAATAACGTATCATCGACGGATAGTTCTGAAGTTGACCTATAGATTTGAAGGTCAAAAaagtacaaagtaaaaaaataaataaataataagatgtgatttatttttaaaacttAAGTGTGTGGCCCTTTTTGATCCCTAATAATTTTAGCGGGATTTTCTTTAAATCTGTtgttgctcaaaaataataatgaaaaaataacaaaacattacaaaataataaaaacatataatcgacgggtaaatctgaagttgatctggagatttgaatatacaaaaagtaaaacaataaataaataaaaataatatatgattaatttttaacacttaaaaacGTGAACATTTTGGATCCCTCAGAATTTTTGtgggatttaaaaataaaaaacgtcattgctcaaaaatgttaataatttaaaatcaatgttgttaggaattattgacctatttaaggctccaattgcaTCACAtcaaacatttaattttgaaatgtTGGGGAAAAATAatccatattttgtgtgtttaccaCAAAAAAGTTTTTGGGaccaaaaaaggcataaaacaacaaaccaaaaaaaacatgaaaaaaattctaaaaacttataatcgacagatAGATCAGAAGTTGATCTACAGACTTTTTGAGCgttgtaagttaaaaaaaaaaaaaaggtgacattttttttagtgGGGGCCTATTGAATCGCCAAATAATTTACTGGGATTGCTCAAAGAATACCGATGAATTCATATAAATTACGTTATGAactattgacctttttaaggctccagttacttcacatcaaatattccactttgaacatttttgggggggggaaatattacatatttttcatCCCTTACCATAACAAACAAGGTTtatacaaaaagggcataaacattttgttttaaattatatcAACAAATAGACCTGTAGTTAATCTAAACATTTaagcattaaatgaaaaaaataatatataaaacattttttatgaacGGGAACCTTCTGGGTCCCCGGGACCAAACTTGAAGGGAGCCCTAAAGGTTTTGGAAAGaaatttaaaaatctaaatggttTTACTTTTCATttcaaagtttggacacccctgatctcgTATCGCTAGTTTTCACGTTGTCTCCAGGAGTGaacctaaaaagtgttaatactgcaagtattgtacttaCTACGCAacaactgtttgattgtaacgtgcatctttgttgtagttttcattcaCAAAGTGTTGAAATCGCtttgtaaaatcactaatgctaatcagtagcatgtcaatagcaaagccaatgtatattagcatcaagctagtgcattttttTAATGGGCTCAAAAGTTAAAATATGCACTAGCCTTACTTAACTTGCGTTGGAGTGTTTCTTTGTATCAATTTCTTCGTTGACAAATTGCAACATTGCCTAGCGGCAGCATGGCGGACAAAAATACTTGACAATATAACAAAATGAttccattttaaaatgtaaacaaaaccagTAAAATACCAAACATGGCTCGCAGGTATTTGTGAAAAATAACATAATAAAAGAGCAGGAGATAAACTCTGTGAGGAAAATCGAGTCATTTGCTGGACATAAAAAAGAGAAACTACAACaaagtatcgatctgataccaatctTGGTATAAATACTATCAGTATTTTATCGATACGCCTCATGTTTGTTGACGCAAGACTTTAAGCTTGGAGGACTAGAGTCTGGCTTTGGAAGGTCATGTGTGCTGTGCAGTGTTTGTAGAATTACTTCTAAAAAGTAACTATAGTTACTCATAACTTTGCCAAAAGATTATTTGTATTACTAAAAGAAATACTATTTAATAAATGTGATGAATTACTTGGGAAAGTAATAATTGCATTACTCTAAAATAAAAAACCTTTCGATATCTGGCATGCGCAAttaagatgtttcatgagagcagagtgtgtgtgcctttaaaaaggcGGCGCCTAAACACAGCAGCATTAGCTCAGCTGTGTTTTGGTAGCTTAGCAGAACACCGGCAGCGACGGCAGATCTCCTGAAGCTTTTCACTGTACTGAGTGTGCTTCCATGGCTGTAGTCTCCGTGTCCACAAACCATTGTAGGTTTACAAGATTGTCCCTTCAATCACtcatttgttgttcattattcccttgaAGTAGTAGTGTgtacattatgtgtgtgtgtatactagcAGCacatgtgttgtttgctgtgtgatgttgccttttAGTGCTTGTTGCTTTCATGAGTACAAAATTACTTCCTGCATTGAACTTctgacgctgtcttgttgacaaaCAACCACAGTAAAAGTAATTAGATTACTTGTCACTAGTAAAAGTAGTTTGATTACTTGTTACTAGAAAAAGCAATGCTGTTATTCTGCACACAGGTGTTGTGTTGATATTTtcataacacaacacaacacagacACACAAGGATCTTAAACCTGCTCAGTGCCTAAATTGGTTCCTTAGTTTGGGGTCTTCAGCGGATcaagtattcacatgtgaaccaGTCTAGGATGGAACGTGATTTTGAGTTGACCTCACCTGTGGGTGGTAGACGCTGAGGGACTTGACCTTATGAAGCGGCACCAGGACGCGGATCAGAAACATTTTGTGTTCTTCTTTGAGCGGCAGAGCAAAGCCGTTGATGATACTAAAACAGAGGCGGCACGGGTCAGAGGTCGCGCTGGTGTCGGGTCAAAGGTCGCCTGTGCGGTGTCGTACCTCCCCAGGATCTCCAGCAGCTCAGCGATGCCGTTGTGATGCTCGGTCTCGTAGATGAACCTGACCCAGAAACAAGTTTGTTACGTCAGCGACAGATCGGCGCCTTTGGTATTGCTTCGGTTCTGAAGCTTCTGACCTGTAGAAGATGTTGTTGATCTGGCGACGGATGTACGCGCGCAGGCCCAGGAACTTGCCGTAGATCCGGTGCAGGATGGTCTTCAAGAAGTCTCTTTCACGAGGGTCCTCGCTGTCAAACAGCTCCAGCAGCTTCAAAGAGTCACAGTCAGAGTCGTTGTCAGACCTCAGAGTCCGGGTCGGACTGCAGAGTCTGGGTCGGAGCTCAGAGAGTCCGGGTCGGAACTCAGAGATTCCAAGTCGGACCTCAGAGTCCCTGTTGGACCTCAGCGTCCCTGTCGGAACTCAGAGTCCCAGTCGGACTTCAGAGTTCAAGTCGGATGTCAGAGTCCAAGTCAGCCTCAAAATCTCGGTCGGACCTCAGAAACTTGGTCGGACCTCAGAATCTTGGTCTGACCTCAGAGTTCAAGTCAGATGTCAAGAGTCCAAGTCGGACCTCAGAATCCATGTCAGACATAAGAATCCAAGTCGGACCTCAGAGTCCCAGTCGGACCTCAGAGTCCCAGTCGGACCTCAGAGTCCCAGTCGGACTTCAGAGTCCCAGTCGGACGACAGAGTACAAGTCGGACGACAGAGTACAAGTCGGACGTCAGAGTCCAAGTCGGATGTCAGAGTCCAAGTCAGCCTCAGAATCTCGGTGGACCTCAGAATCTTGGTCGGACCTCAGTGTTCAAGTGAGATGTCGGAATCCAAGCAGGACGTCAGAATCCATGTCGGACATAAAAATCCAAGTCGGAACTTAAAGTCCAAGTCGGACCTCAGAGTCCCAGCCGGACCTCAGAGTCCCAGGCGGACCTCAAAGTCCAAGTCGAATGTAAGCACAACATTCGGACCATAGAGTCCAAGTCAGATGTCAGAGTTCAGATCTTACCGACATAACAAAGTTTTGGTCCATGTACTTCTTGGCGATGTTGGGTTGGAAGTCTGGAGACTCCAGTAGGCGAAGGAAGAATTCGTAAACCAGCTGAATACACAAAATCCCAAAGAAGGTCAAGTATCAGCGACACAAGAAAACAGGACTTCAACGTGGACCAGGATGCTAGGATCGGTTTCCTGAGGACCCCAAACATGTCCGGGTAGGAACAGACCTGCAGATGTGGCCAGGCGGCCTCCAGCGTCGGCTCGTCCTCCTCAGGGTCGAACTCGGCTCCCGTCGGGTTGGAGGACGGAGGAAGAGTCCGGAACAAGTTGATGGAAAACTGTGGCAAAGTTGACTCTTGTTACGTACTGTCAACATACTACATACACATGTACTTTTGTACAAAAATACTACATACACATGTACCTAAATACTACATACACATGTACTTTTGTACCTAAATACTACATACACATGTACCTAAATACTACATACACATGTACTTTTGTACCTAAATACTACATACACATGTACTTTGGTATAAATACTACCTAAACACGATGCAAATGTACTTTAGTATAAATACTACATACACATGTACTTTTGTACCTAAATACTACATACACATGTACCTAAATACTACATACACATGTACTTTTGTACCTAAATACTACATACACATGTACTTTGGTATAAATACTACCTAAACACGATGCAAATGTACTTTAGTATAAATACTATGTACACATGTACTTTTGTACTTAAATACTATGTACACATGTACTTTTGCACCTAAATACTAGGTACACATGTACTTTGGTATAAATACAACGTATACATGTACTTTGGTAGAAATACTACAGACACTTATACTTTTGCAGCTAAATACTACATACACATGTACTTAAGTACTGCATGTGTTTAAATACTATGTACATTTGTACTTTTGTACCTCATTTATTTAAATACTATGTACACATGTGCTTTTGTAcctaaatactacacac
This sequence is a window from Nerophis ophidion isolate RoL-2023_Sa linkage group LG09, RoL_Noph_v1.0, whole genome shotgun sequence. Protein-coding genes within it:
- the ppp2r5d gene encoding serine/threonine-protein phosphatase 2A 56 kDa regulatory subunit delta isoform encodes the protein MPNKSKKEKEVSKCAKSSPKSADVNTNKDVSADESVSKHPGGSVPPPTQLHKIKYCGGPQVVKKERRHSSSRFSVSRNRELQKLPALKDAPAMDREDLFLQKLQQCCVLFDFVSDPLSDLKFKEVKRAGLLEMVDYITHNTDVLSESIYPEAVVMFSINLFRTLPPSSNPTGAEFDPEEDEPTLEAAWPHLQLVYEFFLRLLESPDFQPNIAKKYMDQNFVMSLLELFDSEDPRERDFLKTILHRIYGKFLGLRAYIRRQINNIFYRFIYETEHHNGIAELLEILGSIINGFALPLKEEHKMFLIRVLVPLHKVKSLSVYHPQLAYCVVQFLEKDSSLTEPVIMGLLKFWPKTHSPKEVMFLNELEEILDVIEPAEFIKVQEPLFRQLAKCVSSPHFQVAERALYYWNNEYIMSLISDNAANILPIMFPALYKNSKSHWNKTIHGLIYNALKLFMEMNQKLFDDCTQQYKSDKHKEKHKVKEREEVWLKLEDLARHNPQSNKLLPLRPGLLPQEALASCSASVEADVPTLEDIQLLKKTVESQAVLVVKDAKKEKVVMRRKSELPQDVYTIKALEAHKRAEEYLTANQEAL